One window of the Archangium primigenium genome contains the following:
- a CDS encoding DnaA N-terminal domain-containing protein, with protein sequence MSCVADSTMGDALSRLRASLEAERLRAERAEGKVEGFREAFALLAGRFAAPAAEPLPETAPSPAPTSAPVLRLAQAPSERDGARDAQRDGVTLGVTGSVTGPTPEQRRKAQNRERARAYRLRQASVTASVTGPTPEQHRKAQNRERARAYRLRQASVTASVTQEEEEEVITTPPPSSSRVTASVTDEKPVRGTLALVATAARESREAKPPPKLPPEVQALREAWDSLCGTKSFIPWPARTSARLLEDAQAALARRPLEEWRRVFALVPRSPVCRGELSSGRRASLLWLLAGKTRDNYEPAEKLLAGDWSVDPEDAGAPPAVEAPPPAAGSDTPAGQAWSEVLAALRAEGKHYALQWLEQLRARSVDEGHLVLEARDSFARGWMAEHYGELLARCVGVLGLAGVRYVLPGEVGP encoded by the coding sequence ATGAGCTGCGTCGCCGACTCCACCATGGGCGACGCCCTCTCCCGGCTCCGCGCGAGCCTGGAGGCCGAGCGCCTGCGCGCGGAGCGGGCCGAGGGGAAGGTGGAGGGCTTCCGGGAGGCCTTCGCCCTGCTGGCGGGCCGCTTCGCCGCGCCCGCCGCCGAGCCCCTCCCGGAGACTGCACCTAGTCCGGCGCCCACCTCCGCCCCCGTGCTGCGCCTCGCCCAGGCCCCGAGCGAGCGTGACGGGGCGCGTGACGCCCAGCGTGACGGCGTCACGCTGGGCGTGACGGGCAGCGTGACGGGCCCCACCCCGGAGCAGCGCCGGAAGGCACAAAACCGAGAGAGAGCAAGGGCTTACCGGCTTCGCCAGGCCAGCGTGACGGCCAGCGTGACGGGCCCCACCCCGGAGCAACACCGGAAGGCACAAAACCGAGAGAGAGCAAGGGCTTACCGGCTTCGCCAGGCCAGCGTGACGGCCAGCGTGACGCAGGAGGAGGAGGAAGAAGTAATAACTACTCCTCCTCCTTCCTCGTCACGCGTGACGGCGAGCGTGACGGACGAGAAGCCCGTCCGGGGCACGCTCGCGCTCGTCGCCACCGCGGCGCGCGAGTCCCGCGAGGCGAAGCCACCCCCCAAGCTGCCGCCCGAGGTGCAGGCCCTGCGCGAGGCCTGGGACAGCCTGTGCGGCACGAAGAGCTTCATCCCCTGGCCCGCGCGCACCTCGGCGCGCCTGCTGGAGGACGCCCAGGCCGCCCTGGCGCGGCGGCCGCTCGAGGAGTGGCGCCGCGTCTTCGCCCTCGTGCCCCGCTCGCCGGTGTGCCGCGGAGAGCTGTCCAGCGGCCGCCGCGCGAGCCTGCTGTGGCTGCTCGCTGGCAAGACGCGGGACAACTACGAGCCCGCCGAGAAGCTCCTCGCGGGGGACTGGTCGGTGGACCCCGAGGACGCGGGAGCACCACCCGCCGTCGAGGCGCCCCCACCGGCCGCGGGCTCCGACACCCCGGCGGGCCAGGCCTGGAGCGAGGTGCTCGCCGCCCTACGTGCGGAGGGGAAGCACTACGCGCTGCAGTGGCTGGAGCAGCTGCGCGCCCGGAGCGTGGACGAGGGCCACCTGGTGCTGGAGGCCCGGGACAGCTTCGCGCGTGGGTGGATGGCCGAGCACTACGGCGAGCTGCTCGCTCGCTGCGTGGGGGTGCTGGGCCTCGCGGGCGTGCGGTACGTGCTGCCGGGGGAGGTGGGGCCATGA
- a CDS encoding VRR-NUC domain-containing protein has protein sequence MRWAAQRDKAEPAVVQALQLAGWTVEKVSAPGFPDLLCVRRGQVVLLEVKSERGRMQRAQVELHARVRAAGLVVAVVTTPEEALAAVRGEVRRSALTERAEKPRGAARSLLSRAVPNTYPKGEKP, from the coding sequence ATGAGGTGGGCCGCCCAACGCGACAAGGCCGAGCCCGCCGTGGTGCAGGCCCTGCAACTCGCCGGGTGGACGGTGGAGAAGGTGTCCGCCCCGGGCTTCCCCGACTTGCTGTGCGTGCGCCGCGGGCAAGTGGTGCTGCTCGAGGTGAAGTCCGAGCGCGGCCGCATGCAGCGCGCCCAGGTGGAGTTGCACGCCCGCGTGCGCGCGGCCGGCCTCGTCGTGGCGGTGGTGACGACGCCCGAGGAGGCCCTCGCTGCGGTGCGCGGGGAAGTCCGCCGCTCCGCCCTCACCGAGCGCGCCGAGAAGCCCCGCGGCGCGGCTCGCTCGCTGTTGTCCCGTGCCGTCCCCAACACCTACCCGAAGGGAGAGAAGCCATGA